In Nymphaea colorata isolate Beijing-Zhang1983 chromosome 5, ASM883128v2, whole genome shotgun sequence, one genomic interval encodes:
- the LOC116254989 gene encoding metallothionein-like protein type 2 translates to MSCCGGNCGCGSGCKCGNGCGGCKMYPEISMFSERTVESRIVDVSSETGYEEVFEGAMVTNGGCNCGPKCSCPNCGCNK, encoded by the exons atgtctTGCTGTGGTGGAAATTGTGGATGTGGCTCTGGGTGCAAGTGTGGCAATGGGTGTGGGGG GTGCAAGATGTACCCGGAAATAAGCATGTTCAGCGAGAGAACAGTTGAATCCAGGATCGTAGATGTATCCTCAGAAACTGG ATATGAGGAGGTGTTTGAAGGAGCCATGGTTACGAATGGAGGATGCAACTGTGGCCCCAAGTGCAGCTGCCCCAACTGCGGCTGCAATAAATGA